A region of the Ctenopharyngodon idella isolate HZGC_01 chromosome 2, HZGC01, whole genome shotgun sequence genome:
TGGGCCTGTCCGAATACCCACACTTGTGGTCTTTGCACTTGACAACTTGTCAACTTTCATGACATATTTCCAGAGTTTGGCCAAAGTGTTCAAGTGGTGTAAAGACAGTAAgtgttttaaatggttagttcacccaaaaatgaaaattgtgtcatcatatactcaccttcatgtcattccaaacccgtaagactgaaaataatgaagatattttattcacatataaacattgatcagcaaacataaacagaagctcaactgaacacgagaacgaacctcattggttcttgttgaagctcaaaggtgctgcgtaacacgagaatgaacctcattggttcttgttgaagctcaaaggtgctgcgtaacacgagaatgaacctcattgtttcttgcagaagctcaaacatgctgcgtaacacgagaatgaacctcattggttcttgttgaagctcaaacgtgctgcgtaacacgagaatgaacctcattggttcttgttgaagctcaaacgtgctgcgtaacacgagaatgaacctcattggttcttgttgaagctcaaacatgctgcgtaacacgagaatggacctcattggttcctgctgaagctcaaacttgctgtgtaacacaagaatgaacctcattggttcttgttgaagctcaaacgtgctgcgtaacacaagaatgaacctcactggttcttgttgaagctcaaacatgctgcgtaacacgagaatgaacctcattggttcttgttgaagctcaaaggtgctgcgtaacacgagaattaacctcattgtttcttgcagaagctcaaatgtgctgcgtaacacgagaatgaacctcattggttcttgttgaagctcaaacttgctgtgtaacacgagaatgaacctcattggttcttgcagaagctcaaatgtgctgtgtaacacgagaatgaacctcattggttcttgttgaagctcaaacttgctgtgtaacacgagaatgaacctcattggttcttgttgaagctcaaacttgctgtgtaacacgagaatgaacctcattggttcttgttgaagctcaaatgtgctgcgtaacacgagaatgaacctcattggttcttgttgaagctcaaacttgctgtgtaacacaagaatgaacctcattggttcttgttgaagctcaaatgtgctgcgtaacacgagtatgaacctcattggttcttgttgaagctcaaacttgctgtgtaacacaagaatgaacctcattggttcttgttgaagctcaaacgtgctgcgtaacacaagaatgaacctcactggttcttgctgaagctcaaacgtgctgcgtaacacgagaatgaacctcattggttcttgttgaagctcaaatgtgctgcgtaacacgagaatggacctcattggttcttgttgaagctcaaatgtgctgcgtaacacgagaatggacctcattggttcttgttgaagctcaaacgtgctgcgtaacacaagaatgaacctcattggttcttgctgaagctcaaacttgctgtgtaacacaagaatgaacctcactggttcttgctgaagctcaaacatgctgcgtaacacgagaatgtgttatgagcttccgtttaccataactgatgtttgcgtaaatgaatgtttttatgtgaatgagACAAAAGAGTAAGAAAAtccttttttacagtgtaaaattaatttgtatGAATGGACAGAAATGAGTCAATTATTGTCATGCAGTAGCTATAAACTTAATGCTCCAGATGCTTTGATCTTGGgcgaatttgatgagaaatatttGAGTTCATACTGACATCTCTGACTTTTGAATGCAAATTTGTTGTCTtagcaaatctgagcacagtttgagacaacATTGAGATCTTTTCTGAAGATAACTGAGATTTATGTGGTCATTTCTCATGCGAAACATCTGGCAAGAGTCTGTTTGCTGttcatttaatctcatttcAGTCCTGCATGATGCACTGAGAGCGCGGTTACATGTGTGAGGTGTTATATTTAGGCTGCATGCCTTCAGTGTCAGGAGAGAAGGACCTATGTGAGATGTAAATAGAAGTGCATGCTCTGATCTTGAACCGGTTCGTCCCCTCGATCGCAGCCATGTGACCCTGTGTCGCACTGTCACACCTTCAGCCAAGTGCCTGGACCACGAGGTCTGGCTGGGGGAAAGGTGAGAACGTCTCCAACGTCATGGTTTGTCACGACGACCTCAAAAAGATGCAGAGTTGCAGATCAAATTTTGGCCTATTTTAGTTTAAATGCGAAGAAGTCGAGACTTGATGTTCGTATCCTTTTCTCTCACGGATTCAAGTGTCAGAATACTCTTTGAGGTCGCTGAATCGTAAAACTGCTGCTCTGTGACCCTGCAGGAAGTGATGTATGTGTGCGAGGGACTTTTTGTGGGCTGAAATTGTtgtcacacacactcataacTGAGATAGTTGAAGGGCGGCAGCTGCCGTCCCATCAGCAGCTGTAAATGTGCAAGCGACATTTCACTCATACGCCAGATGACAGCctcatttttttgtttggaCAAAGGTCTATTAAAAGAGCCTGAAACTTTCAAgcaatgaaaattaaattatatttttttattgtttaatgttgggttgttctttgtttgtgtgtgcgtgtgtgtgtgtgtgtgtgtgtgtgtgtgtgtgtgtgtggtgtgtatatatatatatatatatatatataataaataataataataataattccttacatttatatagcgcttttctgggtactcaaagcgctttacatacgGAAGGGgaaatctcctcaaccaccaccaatgtgcagcatccacctatatatatatatatatatatatatatatatatacatatatataattagtgctgtcaaactattaattgtgattaattgcatccaaaataaaagtttgtttacataatatatgtgtgtagtgtatatttattatgtatatatatatatatacagtatataatttatattatatataaatgtaaatatttaatatctaaatatattttgttaaatacatacatgcatgtgtatttatttatacataataaatatacactacacacatatattatgtaaacaaacttttattttggaatgtgattaatcgtgattatatatatatatatatatatatatatatataaaatttacagcatctcagttttttttatatatttttatgaactacaacaaaataatgtatatacatttactaaaataaatactttatggAACTTGTGGAAATCATTAGAGTTATATTGTATACCTttacataaatgtataattataaataGGCAAATGTTGTATACTTTATATTAtcattgtttgttttcatcCTGGATTATtagcatttgcattttttttccagagTTTATTCAAAGATTCAGTGGAAATCTgatataggctattattaatattttttgtagatatattttttaattatctgtctaaacttaaacttaaatctttatatattataaataggCAAATGTTTAATACTTTATATTATACTTTATAATGAAAGATCTGAAGGAATGTGTTTTCATTCTTAAAGATAAGCTGTTAATACTTCAGTGTTGTTGATGAGCtaataaaaagttttatgttGAGTTTTGGACACTAGGTGGCGTTGTGCTGGTTTCTTCCAATCAGGCTGTTTAATCACAGACCAAACCCTGCTTCACTAGTTTAACTAGCAAGACCAGCTTAATCGAGGCTGTTTTACCAACAGGTCAGTGGATATTAACCAGTCTGAACCAGCAAGCAATTCAAACTTGGTTTCTTTTTCCAGCAGACACAGAACACTTCCTTCTCCGTTTCTAGCTGGGCAGCACACTTTATTTTTAGATAGGCGTCTCAGGTTTATGGCAAACCGCGTAACCACAGACATATGGATCTCCATAACGCGTGACACATCCACGAATTCCATGTTAAATTAGGGAATATGGGTGTTGAAATTGAAGAACATTATCCTTCAGGAGACAAGTGTCAGCGGGAATGTCGGTCATATGCGAGTTTTTGTGAACACGAGCCCAAGGACACGTGTATGAACCATATCTCGATCATAAAACACGGTATCAACAAAGTGAAATCAGTAATATCGTTTTATGACCGTCATTACTAGTTCACGTTAAGATCAAATTCCTTACGAACGCCTTACTAAGATAATGATACTAAGAAAGGGTATTTCCTGCTTTTTTTTACCCACCTGGGACAGAAATTCTCGTAGCAAATACACGATTAAatcgtgtatatatatatatattaatgatgCAGTTTTTCGTACAATTCTAGTTTCAGTATTATATCATTTTCGCAGCGCGCTCGAGCGCAACAGTAGTGCGCATTTGGAGACGCGCGCTTTACGCGCACATTTGATACTACAGAATGAGGCgaataaacattttgttcattgaatTATAGATCAGTATTGATGTATATCCATTCTGGCGGTCCGTGTCGAATTTCCTCCCCAGTAAGTGACATATTCCATGATCCACAAAAGCCCAAGAGCTCGTTTATGATGGAAAGCTCCTTGAAAggcaaaaatgcattttctcaCCTGTTTCCAGCAGTAAATTAAAGGTGACCTTCAGCCCTTATTTTAGGCACTATCATTTAGATGGCAATTCCTTGAAGAAGAATAATGTTTCTGTACGTGGCATCAGGTGTGTGGAAATATATTCCTTTTGGGAAATCTTGTGCTCAAACCATTAAAGACCATCTTCGTAAAATCGCACAAAGATCAGTGCAGCTCTGGACACCTAGATTTACGAATGAAATAATTTCAAAGCGTAGCAGCATTAGTTTGATGTCGGGAGGAAACACGGGGaagattttattcaacaaaccCAACAGTGAAACAACCAGGAGCGCCAAAGACGCTGAGATTTTATTTGCTATTCGCTCTCTTACATACAATGTCCAAACCAGGTGGAAAGCAACGCTTCTGCTTGTGATTTGTTTTACACATTTTGCACTTTTAGACACACAAGTAAAGACTCAATGTAATGTTTGATACTTACTGTAGTCTAAACTGTATCTTAGTATCTTCTGCTGAGGGGAGTGAGTGTCTGCGCTGGTGTCGGATCGGGCTCTTATGGAGGAGTTCAGGGGTGTTTCCGCGTCTCTTCTCGTCTATTTCTGGTTCAGTGTCACGTTACTCTCAGCAGCTCTTGCCATATTTGGTCCTCGCTGTGATTCCCCGTGACTGCGAGACACATACGAGTATCACTCCTAATGGTctgaaatgtattattatgaattaacTTAACTGCTGATCCATTCATACGAATGTGGTTATATTCAGTATATATAGCAGTATGTAtataaagacagagagagaatatAACATCCAGCACATTTGTATTTGATAACTGacctttatataaaaaaagtgtgtgtatgagtatatatgtatgtgtatatataagtatatatgaatgtgtgtatatgtatataagtgtgtgtgtgggtataagtatatatgtatgtgtgtaatatatatatatatatatatatatatatatataaatatatacatcaggggtgcccaatcctgttcctggagatctaccttcctgcaaagttcagctccaaccctgatcaaacacaactgaaccagctaattaaagggttagttcacccaaaaatgaaaataatgtcatttattactcaccctcatgtcgttccacaccaccttcgttcgtcttcggaacacaaattaagatattgttgatgaaatccgatgctcagtgaggcctctattgagagcaaagccattcaaactttcaaggtccataaaggtactaaaaacatatttgaaacagttcatgtgagttcagtggttcttaatattataaagcaacaagaatactttttgtgcgccaaaaaaaaaaataaaataaagacttttcaacaatatctacatGGGCCGATTTCGAATCGAATCACTaattagaaacaaaagattcataaagctcagaagcttcatgaagcagtgttttgaaatcggcccaaatagatattgttgaaaagtcgttattttgggtttttttggcacacaaaaagtattcatgtcgctttataatattaagaaccactgaactcacatgaactgtttcaaatatgtttttagtacctttgtggatcttgagagtttgaatggctttgcctcactgagccatcggatttcatcaacaatatattaatttgtgttcggaagatgaacgaaggtcttacgggtgtggaacgacatgagggtgagtaataaatgacgttattttcatttttgggtgaaccaaccctttaagaTCTTCAGGGGCACTTGATAGTTACAGACAAGAGTGTTGGATCAGGATTgaatctgaactctgcaggtacGGTAGATCTTCAGGAACAGGACCCCTGATgtatataagtgtgtgtgtgtgtgtgtgtgtgtgtgtgtgtgtgtgtgtgtgtgtgtgtgtacttgaaTTTGGTGTGTACTTGAATACTTCTGGACCCCACAAAGTACGAAATATACAGAATCTTTGACTTTGTGGGGTCAAAATACTTTATATGAGACTAAATCTTGACTCAATGTATTATGTATGttaagttatgggtaggtttaggtataGTGTAGGAAAAGGCCATACTATAGTGAC
Encoded here:
- the LOC127502724 gene encoding uncharacterized protein LOC127502724 isoform X4 produces the protein MFELQQEPVRFILVLHSKFELQQEPMRFILVLRSTFELQQEPMRSILVLRSTFELQQEPMRSILVLRSTFELQQEPMRFILVLRSTFELQQEPVRFILVLRSTFELQQEPMRFILVLHSKFELQQEPMRFILVLRSTFELQQEPMRFILVLHSKFELQQEPMRFILVLRSTFELQQEPMRFILVLHSKFELQQEPMRFILVLHSKFELQQEPMRFILVLHSTFELLQEPMRFILVLHSKFELQQEPMRFILVLRSTFELLQETMRLILVLRSTFELQQEPMRFILVLRSMFELQQEPVRFILVLRSTFELQQEPMRFILVLHSKFELQQEPMRSILVLRSMFELQQEPMRFILVLRSTFELQQEPMRFILVLRSMFELLQETMRFILVLRSTFELQQEPMRFILVLRSTFELQQEPMRFVLVFS
- the LOC127502724 gene encoding uncharacterized protein LOC127502724 isoform X13, translating into MFELQQEPVRFILVLHSKFELQQEPMRFILVLRSTFELQQEPMRSILVLRSTFELQQEPMRFILVLHSKFELQQEPMRFILVLRSTFELQQEPMRFILVLHSKFELQQEPMRFILVLHSKFELQQEPMRFILVLHSTFELLQEPMRFILVLHSKFELQQEPMRFILVLRSTFELLQETMRLILVLRSTFELQQEPMRFILVLRSMFELQQEPVRFILVLRSTFELQQEPMRFILVLHSKFELQQEPMRSILVLRSMFELQQEPMRFILVLRSTFELQQEPMRFILVLRSTFELQQEPMRFILVLRSMFELLQETMRFILVLRSTFELQQEPMRFILVLRSTFELQQEPMRFVLVFS
- the LOC127502724 gene encoding uncharacterized protein LOC127502724 isoform X11, translating into MFELQQEPVRFILVLHSKFELQQEPMRFILVLRSTFELQQEPMRSILVLRSTFELQQEPMRSILVLRSTFELQQEPMRFILVLRSTFELQQEPVRFILVLRSTFELQQEPMRFILVLHSKFELQQEPMRFILVLRSTFELQQEPMRFILVLHSKFELQQEPMRFILVLRSTFELQQEPMRFILVLHSKFELQQEPMRFILVLHSKFELQQEPMRFILVLHSTFELLQEPMRFILVLHSKFELQQEPMRFILVLRSTFELLQETMRLILVLRSTFELQQEPMRFILVLRSMFELQQEPVRFILVLRSTFELQQEPMRFILVLRSTFELQQEPMRFILVLRSMFELLQETMRFILVLRSTFELQQEPMRFILVLRSTFELQQEPMRFVLVFS
- the LOC127502724 gene encoding uncharacterized protein LOC127502724 isoform X8, producing MFELQQEPVRFILVLHSKFELQQEPMRFILVLRSTFELQQEPMRSILVLRSTFELQQEPMRSILVLRSTFELQQEPMRFILVLRSTFELQQEPVRFILVLRSTFELQQEPMRFILVLHSKFELQQEPMRFILVLRSTFELQQEPMRFILVLHSKFELQQEPMRFILVLRSTFELQQEPMRFILVLHSKFELQQEPMRFILVLHSKFELQQEPMRFILVLHSTFELLQEPMRFILVLHSKFELQQEPMRFILVLRSTFELLQETMRLILVLRSTFELQQEPMRFILVLRSMFELQQEPVRFILVLRSTFELQQEPMRFILVLHSKFELQQEPMRSILVLRSMFELQQEPMRFILVLRSMFELLQETMRFILVLRSTFELQQEPMRFILVLRSTFELQQEPMRFVLVFS
- the LOC127502724 gene encoding uncharacterized protein LOC127502724 isoform X1, producing MFELQQEPVRFILVLHSKFELQQEPMRFILVLRSTFELQQEPMRSILVLRSTFELQQEPMRSILVLRSTFELQQEPMRFILVLRSTFELQQEPVRFILVLRSTFELQQEPMRFILVLRSTFELQQEPMRFILVLHSKFELQQEPMRFILVLRSTFELQQEPMRFILVLHSKFELQQEPMRFILVLHSKFELQQEPMRFILVLHSTFELLQEPMRFILVLHSKFELQQEPMRFILVLRSTFELLQETMRLILVLRSTFELQQEPMRFILVLRSMFELQQEPVRFILVLRSTFELQQEPMRFILVLHSKFELQQEPMRSILVLRSMFELQQEPMRFILVLRSTFELQQEPMRFILVLRSTFELQQEPMRFILVLRSMFELLQETMRFILVLRSTFELQQEPMRFILVLRSTFELQQEPMRFVLVFS
- the LOC127502724 gene encoding uncharacterized protein LOC127502724 isoform X6, whose product is MFELQQEPVRFILVLHSKFELQQEPMRSILVLRSTFELQQEPMRFILVLRSTFELQQEPVRFILVLRSTFELQQEPMRFILVLHSKFELQQEPMRFILVLRSTFELQQEPMRFILVLHSKFELQQEPMRFILVLRSTFELQQEPMRFILVLHSKFELQQEPMRFILVLHSKFELQQEPMRFILVLHSTFELLQEPMRFILVLHSKFELQQEPMRFILVLRSTFELLQETMRLILVLRSTFELQQEPMRFILVLRSMFELQQEPVRFILVLRSTFELQQEPMRFILVLHSKFELQQEPMRSILVLRSMFELQQEPMRFILVLRSTFELQQEPMRFILVLRSTFELQQEPMRFILVLRSMFELLQETMRFILVLRSTFELQQEPMRFILVLRSTFELQQEPMRFVLVFS
- the LOC127502724 gene encoding uncharacterized protein LOC127502724 isoform X9, which produces MFELQQEPVRFILVLHSKFELQQEPMRFILVLRSTFELQQEPMRSILVLRSTFELQQEPMRSILVLRSTFELQQEPMRFILVLRSTFELQQEPVRFILVLRSTFELQQEPMRFILVLHSKFELQQEPMRFILVLRSTFELQQEPMRFILVLHSKFELQQEPMRFILVLRSTFELQQEPMRFILVLHSKFELQQEPMRFILVLHSKFELQQEPMRFILVLHSTFELLQEPMRFILVLHSKFELQQEPMRFILVLRSTFELLQETMRLILVLRSTFELQQEPMRFILVLRSMFELQQEPVRFILVLRSTFELQQEPMRFILVLHSKFELQQEPMRSILVLRSMFELQQEPMRFILVLRSTFELQQEPMRFILVLRSTFELQQEPMRFILVLRSTFELQQEPMRFVLVFS
- the LOC127502724 gene encoding uncharacterized protein LOC127502724 isoform X14, giving the protein MFELQQEPVRFILVLHSKFELQQEPMRFILVLRSTFELQQEPMRFILVLHSKFELQQEPMRFILVLRSTFELQQEPMRFILVLHSKFELQQEPMRFILVLHSKFELQQEPMRFILVLHSTFELLQEPMRFILVLHSKFELQQEPMRFILVLRSTFELLQETMRLILVLRSTFELQQEPMRFILVLRSMFELQQEPVRFILVLRSTFELQQEPMRFILVLHSKFELQQEPMRSILVLRSMFELQQEPMRFILVLRSTFELQQEPMRFILVLRSTFELQQEPMRFILVLRSMFELLQETMRFILVLRSTFELQQEPMRFILVLRSTFELQQEPMRFVLVFS
- the LOC127502724 gene encoding uncharacterized protein LOC127502724 isoform X12, with the protein product MFELQQEPVRFILVLHSKFELQQEPMRFILVLRSTFELQQEPMRSILVLRSTFELQQEPMRSILVLRSTFELQQEPMRFILVLRSTFELQQEPVRFILVLRSTFELQQEPMRFILVLHSKFELQQEPMRFILVLRSTFELQQEPMRFILVLHSKFELQQEPMRFILVLRSTFELQQEPMRFILVLHSKFELQQEPMRFILVLHSKFELQQEPMRFILVLHSTFELLQEPMRFILVLHSKFELQQEPMRFILVLRSTFELLQETMRLILVLRSTFELQQEPMRFILVLRSMFELQQEPVRFILVLRSTFELQQEPMRFILVLHSKFELQQEPMRSILVLRSMFELQQEPMRFILVLRSTFELQQEPMRFILVLRSTFELQQEPMRFVLVFS
- the LOC127502724 gene encoding uncharacterized protein LOC127502724 isoform X3, with protein sequence MFELQQEPVRFILVLHSKFELQQEPMRFILVLRSTFELQQEPMRSILVLRSTFELQQEPMRFILVLRSTFELQQEPVRFILVLRSTFELQQEPMRFILVLHSKFELQQEPMRFILVLRSTFELQQEPMRFILVLHSKFELQQEPMRFILVLRSTFELQQEPMRFILVLHSKFELQQEPMRFILVLHSKFELQQEPMRFILVLHSTFELLQEPMRFILVLHSKFELQQEPMRFILVLRSTFELLQETMRLILVLRSTFELQQEPMRFILVLRSMFELQQEPVRFILVLRSTFELQQEPMRFILVLHSKFELQQEPMRSILVLRSMFELQQEPMRFILVLRSTFELQQEPMRFILVLRSTFELQQEPMRFILVLRSMFELLQETMRFILVLRSTFELQQEPMRFILVLRSTFELQQEPMRFVLVFS
- the LOC127502724 gene encoding uncharacterized protein LOC127502724 isoform X7, with amino-acid sequence MFELQQEPVRFILVLHSKFELQQEPMRFILVLRSTFELQQEPMRSILVLRSTFELQQEPMRSILVLRSTFELQQEPMRFILVLRSTFELQQEPVRFILVLRSTFELQQEPMRFILVLHSKFELQQEPMRFILVLRSTFELQQEPMRFILVLHSKFELQQEPMRFILVLRSTFELQQEPMRFILVLHSKFELQQEPMRFILVLHSKFELQQEPMRFILVLHSTFELLQEPMRFILVLHSKFELQQEPMRFILVLRSTFELLQETMRLILVLRSTFELQQEPMRFILVLRSMFELQQEPVRFILVLRSTFELQQEPMRFILVLHSKFELQQEPMRSILVLRSMFELQQEPMRFILVLRSTFELQQEPMRFILVLRSTFELQQEPMRFILVLRSTFELQQEPMRFVLVFS
- the LOC127502724 gene encoding uncharacterized protein LOC127502724 isoform X10, giving the protein MFELQQEPVRFILVLHSKFELQQEPMRFILVLRSTFELQQEPMRSILVLRSTFELQQEPMRFILVLHSKFELQQEPMRFILVLRSTFELQQEPMRFILVLHSKFELQQEPMRFILVLRSTFELQQEPMRFILVLHSKFELQQEPMRFILVLHSKFELQQEPMRFILVLHSTFELLQEPMRFILVLHSKFELQQEPMRFILVLRSTFELLQETMRLILVLRSTFELQQEPMRFILVLRSMFELQQEPVRFILVLRSTFELQQEPMRFILVLHSKFELQQEPMRSILVLRSMFELQQEPMRFILVLRSTFELQQEPMRFILVLRSTFELQQEPMRFILVLRSMFELLQETMRFILVLRSTFELQQEPMRFILVLRSTFELQQEPMRFVLVFS
- the LOC127502724 gene encoding uncharacterized protein LOC127502724 isoform X5, whose product is MFELQQEPVRFILVLHSKFELQQEPMRFILVLRSTFELQQEPMRSILVLRSTFELQQEPMRSILVLRSTFELQQEPMRFILVLRSTFELQQEPVRFILVLRSTFELQQEPMRFILVLHSKFELQQEPMRFILVLRSTFELQQEPMRFILVLHSKFELQQEPMRFILVLRSTFELQQEPMRFILVLHSKFELQQEPMRFILVLHSKFELQQEPMRFILVLHSTFELLQEPMRFILVLHSKFELQQEPMRFILVLRSTFELLQETMRLILVLRSTFELQQEPMRFILVLRSMFELQQEPVRFILVLRSTFELQQEPMRFILVLHSKFELQQEPMRSILVLRSMFELQQEPMRFILVLRSTFELQQEPMRFILVLRSTFELQQEPMRFILVLRSMFELLQETMRFILVLRSTFELQQEPMRFVLVFS
- the LOC127502724 gene encoding uncharacterized protein LOC127502724 isoform X15 → MFELQQEPVRFILVLHSKFELQQEPMRFILVLRSTFELQQEPMRSILVLRSTFELQQEPMRSILVLRSTFELQQEPMRFILVLRSTFELQQEPVRFILVLRSTFELQQEPMRFILVLHSKFELQQEPMRFILVLRSTFELQQEPMRFILVLHSKFELQQEPMRFILVLRSTFELQQEPMRFILVLHSKFELQQEPMRFILVLHSKFELQQEPMRFILVLHSTFELLQEPMRFILVLHSKFELQQEPMRFILVLRSTFELLQETMRLILVLRSTFELQQEPMRFILVLRSMFELQQEPVRFILVLRSTFELQQEPMRFILVLRSTFELQQEPMRFVLVFS
- the LOC127502724 gene encoding uncharacterized protein LOC127502724 isoform X2, with the translated sequence MFELQQEPVRFILVLHSKFELQQEPMRSILVLRSTFELQQEPMRSILVLRSTFELQQEPMRFILVLRSTFELQQEPVRFILVLRSTFELQQEPMRFILVLHSKFELQQEPMRFILVLRSTFELQQEPMRFILVLHSKFELQQEPMRFILVLRSTFELQQEPMRFILVLHSKFELQQEPMRFILVLHSKFELQQEPMRFILVLHSTFELLQEPMRFILVLHSKFELQQEPMRFILVLRSTFELLQETMRLILVLRSTFELQQEPMRFILVLRSMFELQQEPVRFILVLRSTFELQQEPMRFILVLHSKFELQQEPMRSILVLRSMFELQQEPMRFILVLRSTFELQQEPMRFILVLRSTFELQQEPMRFILVLRSMFELLQETMRFILVLRSTFELQQEPMRFILVLRSTFELQQEPMRFVLVFS